A region from the Carboxydocella sporoproducens DSM 16521 genome encodes:
- the metK gene encoding methionine adenosyltransferase yields MAKRLFTSESVTEGHPDKIADQISDAVLDAILAQDPNARVACETSVTTGLVLVSGEITTSCYVDIPKIARETIREIGYTRAKFGFDCDTCAVITAIDEQSPDIAMGVDKALEAKTGEMTDEQIEAIGAGDQGMMFGYATNETPEFMPLPISLAHKLTRRLAEVRKSGLLTYLRPDGKSQVTVEYEDDRPVRVDTVVISTQHSPDVDLETIKRDMIEHVIKPVIPAEYLDENTKYFINPTGRFVIGGPQGDAGLTGRKIIVDTYGGMARHGGGAFSGKDPTKVDRSGAYAARYVAKNIVAAGLANKCEVQLAYAIGVARPVSIMIETFGTGKLPEEKLIELVRKHFDLRPAGIIKTLDLRRPIYKQTAAYGHFGRNDLDLPWERLDKVEVLRADAGL; encoded by the coding sequence GTGGCCAAGCGTTTGTTTACTTCTGAGTCCGTTACTGAGGGACACCCGGATAAAATTGCCGACCAGATTTCCGATGCGGTGCTGGATGCCATTCTCGCTCAAGATCCCAATGCCCGGGTGGCCTGTGAGACTTCGGTTACAACCGGTCTGGTACTGGTTTCCGGTGAAATCACTACCAGCTGTTATGTAGATATACCCAAAATTGCCCGGGAAACTATTCGGGAAATCGGCTACACCCGGGCCAAATTCGGTTTTGACTGCGATACCTGTGCTGTAATCACTGCCATTGATGAACAGTCCCCTGATATTGCCATGGGTGTGGACAAGGCTTTAGAAGCTAAAACCGGGGAAATGACCGATGAGCAGATCGAAGCCATCGGAGCTGGCGACCAGGGGATGATGTTCGGTTATGCTACCAATGAAACCCCTGAATTTATGCCTTTGCCCATCAGCCTGGCCCACAAGCTGACCCGGCGGCTGGCAGAAGTGCGCAAGAGCGGGCTTTTGACCTACCTCCGTCCCGATGGCAAAAGCCAGGTTACCGTTGAATATGAAGATGACCGGCCGGTACGGGTGGATACTGTGGTCATCTCCACCCAGCACAGCCCGGATGTGGATCTGGAAACCATCAAACGGGATATGATTGAACATGTTATCAAACCGGTGATCCCGGCCGAATATCTGGATGAAAATACCAAATACTTCATTAACCCTACTGGCCGTTTTGTTATCGGTGGTCCGCAGGGGGATGCCGGTCTGACTGGCCGTAAGATCATCGTTGACACCTATGGCGGTATGGCCCGGCATGGTGGTGGCGCCTTCTCCGGTAAAGATCCCACCAAGGTTGACCGTTCTGGTGCCTATGCTGCCCGTTATGTGGCCAAAAACATCGTAGCTGCCGGGTTGGCGAACAAGTGTGAAGTGCAGCTGGCTTATGCGATTGGTGTGGCCAGGCCAGTATCCATCATGATTGAAACCTTTGGCACGGGCAAATTGCCGGAAGAAAAGCTGATTGAACTGGTGCGCAAGCACTTTGACCTGCGGCCGGCGGGTATTATCAAGACTCTGGATCTGCGGCGGCCCATTTACAAACAGACTGCTGCCTATGGTCACTTTGGCCGCAATGACCTGGATCTGCCCTGGGAGCGCCTGGACAAGGTGGAAGTCCTGCGGGCTGATGCCGGACTCTAG
- a CDS encoding tyrosine-protein phosphatase gives MIDLHCHLLPAFDDGARDWTETLEMCQLAIGAGVKIIVATPHWREVKRHGSQRMYQLVAELNQRLQQLDWPLEIKPGCEAMLSPELPAAWRQGKLPGLNGGERLLLELPWDYLGHNWLEQIYQLQLAGASLAIAHPERTPALACDWSKIQRLAELEAGFQITAGSLLGAFGTEAEKIAWRVLKQDWPVAVAGDAHDASYYVMARAYEMVKGKLGQAKAEAAFIFVPRSWLGGADAS, from the coding sequence TTGATTGATCTTCACTGTCATTTGCTCCCTGCCTTTGATGATGGCGCCCGGGATTGGACGGAAACTCTGGAAATGTGTCAACTGGCCATTGGAGCCGGAGTGAAAATAATAGTGGCAACTCCCCACTGGCGGGAAGTTAAACGCCATGGCAGCCAGCGCATGTATCAACTGGTGGCAGAATTGAATCAGCGTCTACAGCAGCTGGACTGGCCCCTGGAAATCAAGCCCGGTTGTGAGGCTATGCTGAGTCCGGAATTGCCAGCAGCCTGGCGGCAAGGAAAACTGCCGGGGCTGAATGGAGGAGAGAGACTGTTGCTGGAACTGCCCTGGGATTATTTAGGGCATAACTGGCTGGAACAGATCTATCAATTGCAGCTGGCTGGAGCCAGTTTGGCTATTGCTCATCCGGAACGGACGCCAGCGCTGGCCTGTGATTGGTCCAAAATTCAGCGCCTGGCCGAGCTGGAAGCCGGTTTTCAAATCACCGCGGGCAGCCTGCTGGGGGCCTTTGGCACAGAAGCGGAAAAAATTGCCTGGCGGGTTTTGAAACAGGACTGGCCGGTAGCGGTAGCCGGAGATGCCCATGACGCCAGTTATTATGTCATGGCCCGGGCTTATGAAATGGTAAAGGGAAAACTGGGCCAGGCCAAAGCGGAGGCTGCCTTTATTTTCGTCCCCCGTTCCTGGCTTGGCGGGGCGGATGCTTCCTGA
- the spoIIR gene encoding stage II sporulation protein R — translation MYSQKTLLWLLLLSFFLIPWIFLFQPDTAATNPVGPPQQLLRLHVIANSDQTADQAVKLKVRDAILAYLTPRLVRATSLEQAQAIVIAAEPEIIRIANQTLAAQQFPYQARVEIGRFPFPSKSYGTFNLPAGRYLALRVLLGQAQGKNWWCVLFPPLCFVDLSHSIAENPSPPPRLRSRILEWWQERQKNHPLARMS, via the coding sequence ATGTACAGCCAAAAAACCTTACTCTGGCTTTTACTGCTTAGCTTTTTCCTCATACCGTGGATTTTCCTGTTTCAGCCAGATACTGCAGCAACTAACCCCGTTGGCCCACCCCAGCAGCTCTTGCGTTTGCACGTTATCGCCAATAGCGATCAGACTGCCGACCAGGCAGTTAAGCTGAAAGTCCGTGATGCCATCCTGGCCTATCTTACTCCTCGCCTGGTCAGGGCCACCAGCCTGGAGCAGGCTCAGGCCATCGTCATAGCAGCTGAGCCCGAAATTATCAGGATTGCCAATCAAACCCTGGCAGCGCAACAATTTCCTTATCAGGCCCGGGTGGAAATCGGCCGTTTCCCTTTTCCCAGCAAGAGCTACGGAACTTTCAATCTACCGGCCGGCCGCTATCTGGCTCTCCGGGTTTTGTTAGGACAGGCCCAGGGTAAAAACTGGTGGTGTGTGCTCTTCCCTCCTTTGTGTTTTGTTGATCTCAGTCATAGTATTGCCGAAAACCCCTCTCCTCCACCCCGTTTGCGTTCCCGCATCCTGGAATGGTGGCAGGAAAGGCAGAAAAATCATCCCCTGGCCCGCATGAGCTAG
- a CDS encoding isocitrate/isopropylmalate dehydrogenase family protein, translated as MSYKVVLLPGDGIGPEVTAAAVEVLEATGVDFEWIELEAGAAVLEREGTPLPQRVINQIKEIGLALKGPITTPVGTGFRSVNVTLRQELDLYANVRPARNLPGVPSRYTGVDIVIFRENTEDLYAGVEHRVGKDAAESIKIITREASIRICEAAFSFARREGRRKVTAVHKANIMKLSDGLFLECARQVAAQYPEIEFEDVIVDAACMKLVQAPEQFDVMVMPNLYGDIVSDLCAGLVGGLGVAPGANLGVKAAVFEAVHGSAPQIAGQNLANPLALILSGAMLLGHLGEVEAAQSVRTAVARVLQEGIKTPDLGGRAGTREVGRAIAEALKK; from the coding sequence GTGAGTTATAAAGTTGTTTTGTTACCTGGAGACGGGATAGGTCCCGAAGTAACAGCAGCGGCAGTGGAGGTGCTGGAAGCTACCGGGGTGGATTTTGAGTGGATTGAACTGGAGGCAGGGGCGGCAGTACTTGAACGCGAAGGTACCCCCTTGCCCCAGCGAGTTATCAATCAGATTAAGGAAATTGGTCTGGCCTTGAAAGGGCCAATTACTACCCCGGTGGGAACGGGGTTTCGCAGTGTGAATGTAACCTTGAGGCAGGAACTGGACCTTTATGCCAATGTACGCCCGGCCCGGAATCTCCCGGGGGTACCCAGCCGTTATACCGGGGTTGATATTGTCATCTTCCGGGAGAATACCGAGGACCTTTATGCTGGCGTGGAACACCGGGTGGGCAAGGATGCAGCTGAAAGCATTAAAATCATCACCCGGGAAGCCAGTATCCGCATCTGTGAGGCGGCTTTCAGCTTTGCCCGGCGGGAAGGCAGGCGAAAAGTAACGGCAGTGCATAAGGCCAATATCATGAAATTGAGTGATGGGCTCTTTCTGGAATGCGCCCGCCAGGTGGCGGCCCAGTATCCAGAGATTGAATTTGAAGATGTGATTGTGGATGCGGCCTGTATGAAGCTGGTGCAGGCGCCGGAGCAGTTTGATGTAATGGTGATGCCCAACCTTTACGGGGATATCGTTTCTGACCTCTGTGCTGGTCTGGTAGGCGGTCTGGGAGTGGCTCCCGGAGCTAACCTGGGGGTAAAGGCCGCTGTTTTTGAAGCTGTCCATGGCAGTGCGCCTCAGATTGCTGGCCAGAACCTGGCTAATCCCCTGGCTTTGATTTTAAGTGGCGCCATGCTGCTGGGCCATCTTGGCGAAGTGGAAGCTGCCCAGAGCGTGAGAACAGCAGTAGCCCGGGTCCTGCAGGAGGGCATTAAAACCCCGGATCTGGGCGGGCGAGCCGGAACCAGAGAAGTGGGCCGTGCCATTGCGGAAGCTTTAAAAAAGTAG
- the nifV gene encoding homocitrate synthase: protein MVNRKIYIVDTTLRDGEQTAGVVFANKEKVRIARMLDEIGVDQIECGIPVMGGDEKEAIKEICRLGLRCSVMAWNRAVVRDIQESIDCGVDAVAISISTSDIHIKYKLQTSREWVLENMVKAVEYAKSQGVYISVNAEDASRTDMDFLIQFAKLAKEAGANRLRYCDTIGILDPFTTYNNVKTLIDSVGIDVEMHTHNDFGMATANALAGVKAGANYVGVTVNGLGERAGNAALEEVVMALKILYGIDLNFKTERFRELSEYVAMASNRELPAWKAIVGTNMFAHESGIHADGALKNPLTYEVFKPEDVGLERQIVIGKHSGTAAIKKKFAEYGVNLSEEDAAAILEKVRATAVELKRSLFDKELIFIYEEYLEKRERGEL from the coding sequence GTGGTAAACAGAAAAATTTACATTGTGGATACCACATTGCGGGACGGGGAGCAGACGGCGGGAGTAGTATTTGCTAACAAGGAAAAAGTACGGATTGCCCGCATGCTGGATGAAATCGGAGTGGACCAGATTGAATGCGGGATTCCGGTTATGGGTGGCGATGAAAAAGAAGCGATTAAGGAAATTTGCCGACTGGGTTTGCGCTGCAGTGTTATGGCCTGGAACCGGGCGGTAGTGCGGGATATCCAGGAATCCATTGATTGCGGTGTGGATGCAGTGGCTATTTCCATTTCCACCTCGGATATTCATATCAAATACAAGTTACAGACCTCCCGGGAATGGGTACTGGAAAACATGGTCAAGGCCGTGGAATATGCCAAAAGTCAGGGAGTCTATATTTCTGTTAATGCTGAGGATGCCTCCCGGACGGACATGGACTTCCTGATTCAGTTCGCCAAACTGGCCAAGGAAGCCGGGGCCAACCGCCTGCGTTACTGTGATACTATCGGCATCCTGGATCCTTTTACTACTTACAATAATGTCAAAACTCTGATCGACTCTGTAGGCATTGATGTGGAAATGCATACCCACAATGACTTTGGCATGGCCACAGCCAATGCCCTGGCCGGGGTGAAGGCGGGAGCCAACTACGTGGGCGTAACGGTAAACGGACTGGGCGAAAGAGCCGGTAATGCCGCTCTGGAAGAAGTGGTTATGGCCTTAAAAATCCTCTATGGAATCGATCTTAATTTTAAAACCGAGCGCTTCCGTGAATTATCCGAGTATGTGGCCATGGCTTCCAACCGGGAATTGCCGGCCTGGAAAGCTATTGTCGGTACCAACATGTTTGCCCATGAATCGGGGATTCACGCTGATGGTGCATTGAAAAACCCCCTGACCTATGAAGTCTTTAAGCCAGAAGATGTGGGTCTGGAACGGCAGATTGTGATAGGCAAACACTCCGGTACTGCTGCCATCAAGAAAAAATTTGCCGAATATGGGGTTAACCTGTCAGAGGAAGATGCCGCTGCTATTCTGGAAAAGGTACGGGCCACGGCGGTGGAACTGAAACGGTCCCTGTTTGATAAGGAATTGATCTTCATCTATGAAGAATATCTGGAAAAGAGGGAGCGCGGTGAGTTATAA
- a CDS encoding IPT/TIG domain-containing protein, which produces MKRAILFLYTLILFLLTGQAWAQTTQQLGFPDRTYGALTEMDCRSCHGSTTQNRHHLSLKALVVTCDYCHQSQEGKITAVSDCKICHVKDSHHLTQEAQLGQCTACHYGDVVDDYGLATTAVTDADINKCRLCHTEGLTSLHHEEGLQQCSWCHSSNSGGISVSRCLSCHQSSKLHLLHGGECNQCHGSGTSLPDPELPQPRPVLVQISATEASPGAILSLNGTGFGGSGWVQIGPLKAELLQWSNNYLQIRLPDLNAGNYPVTVVNSNGSSNQLNITILAPAVATRPEIHGMPDKTYEEVGEEECRNCHGTSTADRHHLAAAADQRDCSACHLLTAPGQVEVVRKCQQCHASSPHHRRNEALSGQCTACHLPALVQDWDINSNGTIVENTAMIPGLRSCEQCHPYPGPGQNHHGTGLENCNLCHEIKDKWAIRRCQACHRSELLHGQVGHKLAADCGKCHAGGLASSLAEAIAPNATPVVLQIEPEQSYAGDTVTISGAGFGTGPGQVQIGSTLAAVTSWNENNIQITIPSLPPGSYQLTVVKNGVISNARGFTVLEWAQLSGQVMSASLAPLEEAVVYVGTTRLRTNEKGYFSLGKLAPGVYNVTARKEGLTAQQVVSLVAGEKKSIQMIASKKGWTSEKGTYYRGTIARKNTVYTNAHNDVSTKWTIKK; this is translated from the coding sequence GGCAGTACTACGCAGAACCGGCATCATTTGAGCTTGAAAGCACTGGTAGTTACCTGTGATTACTGTCACCAGTCTCAGGAGGGGAAAATAACCGCAGTCAGTGATTGCAAAATCTGCCATGTGAAAGACAGTCACCATCTGACTCAGGAAGCCCAGTTGGGTCAATGCACTGCCTGTCATTACGGGGATGTGGTAGATGACTATGGGTTAGCAACAACAGCAGTCACTGATGCGGATATCAATAAATGCCGGCTGTGTCATACAGAAGGGTTGACTTCTTTACACCATGAGGAGGGATTACAGCAGTGTTCCTGGTGCCACAGCAGCAATTCCGGGGGCATATCAGTAAGTCGCTGTCTTTCCTGCCATCAGTCCAGCAAGCTGCATCTCCTGCACGGTGGGGAATGCAACCAGTGTCATGGTAGTGGCACATCTCTGCCGGACCCGGAATTGCCCCAGCCCCGGCCGGTTTTGGTGCAAATAAGCGCTACCGAAGCCAGTCCTGGAGCAATTCTAAGCCTGAATGGAACCGGTTTTGGTGGTTCAGGCTGGGTACAAATAGGGCCACTAAAGGCAGAACTCTTACAGTGGTCGAATAACTATTTGCAAATCCGCCTGCCTGATCTCAATGCCGGCAATTATCCGGTAACAGTAGTTAACAGCAATGGCAGCAGCAATCAGCTCAATATTACTATCCTTGCGCCTGCGGTAGCAACCCGGCCGGAAATACATGGGATGCCGGATAAAACTTATGAAGAAGTAGGGGAAGAAGAGTGCCGGAACTGTCATGGTACCTCCACTGCGGACCGTCATCATCTGGCGGCAGCAGCTGATCAGCGGGATTGTTCTGCCTGTCATTTGCTGACGGCACCGGGACAGGTAGAAGTGGTAAGGAAGTGCCAGCAGTGTCATGCCAGCAGTCCCCATCACCGGAGAAATGAAGCTTTGAGCGGTCAGTGTACAGCCTGCCACTTGCCGGCACTGGTGCAGGACTGGGATATTAACAGTAATGGGACCATTGTGGAGAATACGGCCATGATACCGGGTTTACGCAGTTGTGAACAATGCCATCCTTATCCCGGGCCAGGGCAAAACCACCATGGTACTGGTCTGGAAAACTGCAACCTTTGCCACGAAATCAAGGATAAATGGGCCATCCGGCGCTGTCAGGCCTGTCATCGGTCAGAATTGTTGCATGGCCAGGTCGGACATAAGCTGGCGGCGGATTGTGGCAAATGCCATGCTGGGGGTCTGGCTTCATCCCTGGCTGAGGCGATTGCACCAAATGCTACACCGGTAGTGCTACAAATAGAACCTGAACAGAGTTACGCTGGCGATACAGTTACAATCAGTGGGGCTGGCTTTGGAACCGGGCCGGGTCAGGTGCAGATTGGCAGCACTCTGGCTGCGGTCACCAGCTGGAATGAGAACAATATCCAGATCACAATTCCGTCCTTGCCCCCTGGGAGTTACCAGCTTACAGTGGTGAAGAACGGCGTAATCAGTAATGCCCGCGGGTTTACGGTACTGGAATGGGCCCAGTTGAGTGGTCAGGTGATGTCAGCCAGCCTTGCGCCCCTGGAAGAGGCGGTGGTTTATGTTGGCACCACCAGATTGCGTACCAATGAGAAAGGTTATTTCAGTCTCGGCAAGCTGGCACCAGGGGTATATAATGTTACGGCCCGCAAGGAAGGGCTAACTGCCCAGCAAGTTGTCAGCCTGGTCGCAGGGGAGAAAAAATCCATTCAGATGATTGCCAGCAAGAAAGGCTGGACATCAGAAAAAGGAACATATTACAGGGGAACAATCGCCAGGAAAAATACTGTATACACCAATGCACACAACGATGTTTCGACAAAATGGACTATAAAAAAATAG